TACTACTGGAGAACGAGTCCCCCAGACTACTACTGGAGAACGAGTCCCCCAGACTACTACTGGAGAACGAGTCCCCCAGACTACTACTGGAGAACGAGTCCCCCAGACTACTACTGGAGAACGAGTCCCCCAGACTACTACTGGAGAACGAGTCCCCCAGACTACTACTGGAGAACGAGTCCCCCAGACTACTACTGGAGAATGCAGGAATGTGATTAACAGTGAGGGAAAGGAGAACATGTTGTGGCGAGAAAAGAACAGAACAATGGAAGTGAAATGATCTCTATGCCTCTTCCTCATCGGTGTTGATCTGAGCTGGCATACCTTCTTCCTCCTCAGTGTTGATCTGAGCTGGCATACCTTCTTCCTCCTCAGTGTTGATCTGAGCTGGCATACCTTCTTCCTCCTCAGTGTTGATCTGAGCTGGCATACCTTCTTCCTCCTCAGTGTTGATCTGAGCTGGCATACCTTCTTCCTCCTCAGTGTTGATCTGAGCTGGCATACCTTCTTCCTCCTCAGTGTTGATCTGAGCTGGCATACCTTCTTCCTCCTCAGTGTTGATCTGAGCTGGCATACCTTCTTCCTCCTCAGAGGGGTGGTATTAATAATCTGACTCCACCAATCATCTATTTGACTAACACTGATTATGTTAGAATATTAAATCACAGTCAGGACAGGAAGGAAGAAGCTATGACCGTCTCATGGTAGATGCAGACAgtaacattttaaaaacagaatgtgtgatcatatagcctaggcctacaCATTTAACTTCCCATAAGGCTTGGCTGAATAAATCCTGTAGGCCTGTTTGTGTTTGGtggggtaggagggttaggtctgcttgttgtagtacactactttaccCCATCTGGGTGTGTGTTAGGGGTGTTGACAGTATCTGTGTTCGTTTCCTAACCTGTTTCTGAGTCCGTTGCCGTTGCTGAGGCTGCCCCCCACCAGAGTCTGTAGGGAGGGCAGAGCAGAGCGGCTCAGCTGTTGTCTACTTGGCCCCCTGCGGCCCCCGGGCATGGCCAGGCACCACCTCAACACCCCCTGCTACTGCCTCTCCACCTAGACTCAGAGACCAGCACCACCTCACAGCCCGGCCCAACACAGCCAGGCCActggagagacggacagagagaggaaacaacggcagggtcatgttcattaggcacaacACGTTGGAAAACAGAGTCAAACAGGGAGGTAGAATACTATCTGAACTCGTGCACATTGCAACCCATTTTGTTATGgtgtgtgctctaatgaacacaacccaggtgcAATGAAGAACAGTCCCAATAGAGAACAGAATGTGTACACACACGTTGCAGATAGACGTTTCCTGAAAAAACATGCCATGAATGAGTCGCTACTCTACTCATCTTAGTGGCACGTAGGATGATATGACGTGGGATAAACAATGTATTTCTGTCTAAACCTTCCAGAACATGGTGTCCTACTGAACGCAGCCCTGGGGAAGATGGTGCCCAAAAAAAGGCAGGACTAGGACAGAGTCAATAGAACAGAGGTAGGTGAATAGGTCCTGGGCTAGGTTACTGGTAGGACAACATCACCATAGTCAAGCACCCAGGGTCATGCAACATTACATAAGACTACATCCTCAGACTGATAACAGACAggcatcacacacagacagacagacacagacagacaggcattagacacagacacacagagacagacacacagacatcacagacagacagacaggcatcacagacagacaggcatcacacagacaggcatcacacacagacagacaggcatcacacacagacagacaggcatcacacacagacagacaggcatcacacacagacagagagacaggcaggcattagacacagacacacagagacagacacacaggcatcacacacagacagacaggcatcacacacagacagacaggcatcacacacagacagacaggcatcacacacagacagacaggcatcacacacagacagagagacaggcaggcattagacacagacacacagagacagacacacagacatcacagacagacagacaggcatcacacacagacagacaggcatcacacacagacagacaggcatcacacacagacagacaggcattagacacagacaggcatcacacacagacagacaggcatcacacacagacagacaggcatcacacacagacagacaggcattagacacagacaggcatcacagacagacagacacatacaggcatcacccacacacagagagacagacatgcatcacccacacacagacagaccggcATCACCCACAGAcatcccacacagacagacaaacaaacatcacagacagacaggcatcacccacacacagagagacagacaggcatcacccacacacagagagacagacaggcatcaaccacagacagagagacagacaggcatcacccacagacagacagaccggcatcacccacacacagacagaccggcatcacccacacacagacagaccggcatcacccacacacagacagaccggcatcacccacacacagacagaccggcatcacccaaagacatcccacacagacagacagacaaacatcccacacagacagacaaacatcccacacagacagacagacaaacaaacatcccacacagacagacagacaaacaaacatcccacacagacagacagacagacatgcatcacatacagacagatagaaaggcatcacacacagacagacagacagagacagaggcatcccacacacacagacaggcatcccacacacacagacaggcatcccacacacacagacaggcatcccacacacacagacaggcatcccacacacacagacaggcatcccacacacacagacaggcagacatgcatcacatacagacagacagacagagagaggcatcgcacacacacagacaggcatcccacacacacagacaggcagacatgcatcacatacagacagacagacagagagaggcatcgcacacacacagacaggcatcccacacacacagacaggcatcccacacacacacacagacaggcatcccacacacacacacacacacagacaggcatcccacacacacagacaggcagacatgcatcacatacagacagacagagacagagacaaaggcatcacacacagacagacagagacagagacataggcatcccacacacacagacagacagacagacaggcatcccacacacacagacagacagacaggcatcccacagacagacaggcatcccacagacagacagacaggcatcccacagacagacagacagacagacacacagacagacagacaggcatcacacagacagacagacagacagacagacagacagacagacagacagacaggcatcacacacacacagacagacagacaggcatcccacagacagacaggcatcccacagacagacagacaggcatcccacagacagacagacaggcatcccacagacagacagacaggcatcccacagacagacagacaggcatcccacagacagacagacagacagacagacagacagacagacagacagacagacagacagacagacagacagacagacagacagacagacaggcatcacacacagacagacagactggcatcacacacagacagacaggcatcacacacagacagacagacaggcatcgaatgcatgtacaaacacacagtcatcaaacACACTTTACAATGGCAGCCAGGTGAGAGACAACAACCGTAGCTACTCTAGATGCCACGGTTATAGAACAAGAGATAAGCAAACCAGGTTATCACAAttacctttgtctctctctgtgtgtgtgtgtgtgtgtgtgtgtgtgtgtgtgtgtgtgtgtgtgtgtgtgtgtgtgtgtgtgtgtgtgagataattGAGGAGCTTCCTAGTGGCTGTACATAGGCTAATGTATAGTTTGCTGGAAcaatccacacacacagccattccATTAAGGGAGACTGaatagaaaggagggagagacagacaatgcccacaaccacaacacaaaggTAGCTGGCTAGTTCAGTACACTATAACCTTGACTACTGGAGGAGCAGGGAAGGGATGCAAAGGTGCCAGTCAACTTAGACTAGCTAGGCTGTCCTTCCATGTAGTAATGTTTCTGGTGATGAGTGATAATGGCTATAAAAACATTAACTTATCCATGCTCGCATCAGATCAGAGTAGCCTATCTGCCAACATAGATAGCTACTGTTCTCAGGCAACACTTTCTTAAGCATGACTGTAGTGTTGTATCGAAACTGAAGTTTTTCAACAGCAAAATGCGGAAACTGCCCAGATCAGAAGGCATGCGCAATAAAGTAACGGCTTTATGACAGTTCGTGATCAACTGGCTGATAGAATGGAAACTGTTACAATATTATAGGAAACTGTTACACAAGTCTGACACTTGTATTGAGAGTGCAATATTCCCAATGGCTCAACATCGAATTTCTAACTACTTTATAACTAGCTGAACATTCAAGAGGATGAAACATTCTCATAGAAGTTGAAAAGTTGTATTTTCAAGAcacgtagctaacgttagctagctaaacacaCATTGTACTTACTACACATTTAACTAGATATGTATAAGCAAtttgtagctagctagtcatTTCCAGTAACATTGTCAAGCTACCTAACGAACGGTGCTAGCCAGCTTTTTGTGTTATTGGACATGATGGAACTGTCATGTGTTATTAGAGGAGTAACGAGACAATTTACAGGATTCATCATTTCAAATGGGGAAGTTAGCTAGCCTAGATAGCTACATTATGTTTCATTTAATGTACTGTATACAAAACCAGCTAGCTAATGAGCTACTCGTGCAGGAATTAAACAGAATACTCACACAACATTGACAAAAAGCGGATGGTGTGGACACGGATGCATCAGTCAATTGTGGGTTGACAAGCCGAGACAGGAGCGAACATTTCTCTCGTCTTAAAAGGGAATATATTCATAGGCTTTAGCGGGCCGGGGCTGTGTGCTacttataaacacacagaacgTTATATCGGTTTACCTCCAACAACAAGCATACGGTTAAAAACGAGCCTGTTTGCAGTGcaacagtagctagctacagtcACCAGTAGCACACAGAGACCGACGTGGCAAAGCGATGCCTGTTTGGACAAAACGTCATCATTCATGCGACGTGTTCTTCAGCCACGCAGCCGCACACGAATTTGGTGACGAATATTTACACTAATTGTACAATCCTCTTGCAAAGCAGTGGCTTTTCAAGTAAACATTTTCAACACAGGGTAAAtgatgttaaataaaaaatatgcatTTAATTCCTGCTAACTTTGTTATGTTGAATAAATTATCACAAGCGAGTATGACATCCCATGGCACACATATTATATGGATGGCATTTGACCCTGAATGTAATTTCACTCAAATAAATTCTGTCAATTTGTCTTTACCTTGCCTTGAGCTAATCTGATCGCAACACAAAGGTGATCATATATAGATCTGAAGCAGGCATTTCCTGTCTGTGGAACTTACTGGACAATGGAGGAGCTTCCTAGTGTGTGTGCTATAGGCCAGCCTGTTGGGTGTCAGTGAGTGTGTAATTTGCCTCCAGCATGGTTGAAATGGGAACCAGTTGGgtgaagaagacacctgtacacaAAGGTATCTATAAAATAACTTTATTGAAAGCATTTCCTTCATTGTCCCTAAGAGGGAGTAACTTACACCACCACCATTCTCTATCCAGAGACATCAAATCATACAGCTGTGATCTTCACATCGAAGCCTAGTTCCCCCTGAGGAGATGGTGGTGGTTTTGCTTTCTCTAATAGCATAAGTCCCTAAGCAAACTGACTTCACGTAACAGCACATAGTCTTTGCTCATTTTCCTCACATGTGAAATATCGTGAGCCATATCGATACCTACATAACTGAATATTCACAAGTCAACATGTCCAGACAGAGCGCACAATTCAAACTATTTACATGTACAACATGTAGAAATGGGACCTGAGTGATCATGGAATACAAGCCTACATAGGCTATGGCTAAAAACAAACAGGAAAGATTTTGTTTTATGGTTTACTTTTGACAAACAATTAAATAAGGCATATTATGTATTATTCTCATCTGTTAACAATGTTATggcaataatacaaataaaatgtcaaatataaaaccAAAATACCCTTCAAAACGTCAACTTAAGATATGTGTAGTAACTTCAAAAACGTTCAAGAAATTGTAAACGTTCTAGAGTATGAATCTGGAAAATCAGATCGACATGTCGAATTGCATGCCGCCAGCTATCATTCGTGCTTTCTAAGTCTTTCATATGTTGTCATTCATTTCTTTAGTCCTTTCTTTCTCGTTAGGATAATACAAGATGGAGAGATGTAGGGCCGATGGAGGAAAACAAAGAGCGAAGGTGAAGGAGGAGGACAACATGGCTGATGACCAAAAACAATTGCTTAGCTCTGCAAAATTGCCCAACTTCAGCTCTTTCATATGTTGTCATTCATCCCTCTTTCCTTCCCCATTAGAATAGCACAATATGAGGAGATAgaaagagggtggaggaggacatGACAGTGTGACCTGAGACAATTGCTTAGCTCTGCAAAATTGCCCAACCTCAGCTCTTTCTACAGTCTCTGATTTCCCAATGCTGAGCCTTTCAACTGCTCATCTACTGTTgagggctggctgactggctgactgactgactgactgactgactggctgactggctgactgactgactggctgactgactggctgactgactggctgactgactgactggctgactgactgactggctgactgactgactgactggctgactgactggctgactgactggctgactgactgactgactggctggctgactggctgactgactgactggctgactgactggctgactgactgactggctgactgactggctgatgactctgactggctgactgactggctgactgactactgtATTGCACACACAGCTTTTGTTTACACAACAGATTGTTAAGATTGGGCACTTATCTGCACTTATCCATTCAACCAGCAGAGGGGGCTGTTGTAATGGCATTcagcagaaggagaggagaggtagccaGTGAGAGCCCAGATCAGATGACCACAGTGCCCCTGCCAGAACTCTTGCCCTGTAGCGGGACACATTATTTAAAGCCTCCCTGAATGGAAGCAGTAACGAGACCAAGTAGTATGCACCCATGTGTCTTTGTGAGTGATTCTTTCATATCTGCGTGATAATATGATTATGTGTAATTGAAGGCATGGATCAAATGCCATTGTCAGGCTATGGCAGGTAAATGCTTTTgaaggggttgtgtgtgtgtgtgtgtgtgtgtgtgtgtgtgtgtgtgtgtgtgtgtgtgtgtgtgtgtgtgtgtgtgtgtgtgtgtgtgtttaggagtgTGTATTCAGTGTACTAACTAAAGCAGAGTTTTAACAGAGTAATGCTCATTCCTCCTTGGTGGTTTCTGTCCCGGCTCGTATTCAGAATAGCTGGGTGGGGTGTCCGAatacattcctcctcctcctcctcctcctctcctgtgacctctgccctctcctctcctgctgttTTCATCCTCATCTGAACTGAACGACCCCCTGCGGGAGCGGGAGTAGTTGCTGGGAGGCGGGGCGCGACGCTGCTCCTCAAACAGGTcgtctctggagcgggatcgagggACCCTGTCGCTGAGGTCGTCACGTGAACCCGTTCGACCTCGCGCCCCCCGGCTCTCCCCGTCCAGAAAGTCTTCGCTGTAGCTCCTTGGCATGCCATGGCTCCTTGGCGGCGACGGGTAACTGCGCCCGCCGGCTTCGCTGCGGTCGTCACGGTGATTGGTGAAGCGACTCTCACTGCGGCTGCTTTCTCTGGAGCTGGGTGGACGTGTTTTAGGAGCAAACGGCGGCTGGCCCCCTCTCCGACCCCCTCGTCCAGGCTGCTCTATGATGGGAGGCATCTGGATGACCCCCCGGTACTCCACGGCCCCGTCGTCCAGGCCAGAGAGCATGCTGGGAGGACCCGCTGAGAAGGGGACATGCTGGGGCTGCATCATGTACTGAGGGGGAGGGGGTATCATCTGGAGCTGCTGGTGGTGGGGCTGGGGCTGCATCATGGGGCTGGTCCCATCCATGCCCCTCACCTGGCTCTCCAGGTAGTCCAGCATCTGCTTGTTGCCGGGATGTTGGTTGCCGTAGACGCTGGCAGCATGGACACTGGGGGGCATGTTGTAGCCGGacggtggaggggggaggggcatGGGGGCCATGGCGATGCTCTTCCCTGATTGGGAGCCTGATGGGATAGAGAAAACCATGATAAGTGACAAATATGGATTTGTTAAAGACACATTTAGAAGATCAGAAGCAtagctctgctgtgtgtgtgtggtactaaCCTGCATACAGCAGAGGGTTCATCTGTGAGGAGCCGTGGCTCATGGGGCTGTACATAGGCTGACCTCCCATCCATGGACCCATGGCCCTCTGGGCATCCTTCATCATCCTGTGCTGCATCaccgctggagagagagagacacagaggaagaGGTGAGAGGGAGCCTAAgtgtgggagaaagagagtgagtgagagaaagaaagaagagagagagaggcccttcCCTACCTTTCTCAGGACAGCAGCAGGTCTGTGGGcagcagggacagacagagaggccctTCCCTACCTTTCTCAGGACAGCAGCAGGTCTGTGGGcagcagggacagacagagaggccctTCCCTACCTTTCTCAGGACAGCAGCAGGTCTGTGGGcagcagggacagacagagaggccctTCCCTACCTTTCTCAGGACAGCAGCAGGTCTGTGGGCAGCAGGGGCAGACAGAGAGGCCCTTCCCTACCTTTCTCAGGACAGCAGCAGGTCTGTGGGCAGCAGGGACAGAGAGGCCCTTCCCTACCTTTCTCAGGACAGCAGCAGGTCTGTGGGCAGCAGGGGCAGACAGAGAGGCCCTTCCCTACCTTTCTCAGGACAGCAGCAGGTCTGTGGGCAGCAGGGGCAGACAGAGAGGCCCTTCCCTACCTTTCTCAGGACAGCAGCAGGTCTGTGGGcagcagggacagacagagaggccctTCCCTACCTTTCTCAGGACAGCAGCAGGTCTGTGGGcagcagggacagacagagaggccctTCCCTACCTTTCTCAGGACAGCAGCAGGTCTGTGGGCAGCAGGGACAGAGAGGCCCTTCCCTACCTTTCTCAGGACAGCAGCAGGTCTGTGGGcagcagggacagacagagaggccctTCCCTACCTTTCTCAGGACAGCAGCAGGTCTGTGGGcagcagggacagacagagaggccctTCCCTACCTTTCTCAGAACAGCAGCAGGTCTGTGGGCAGCAGGGGCAGACAGAGAGGCCCTTCCCTACCTTTCTCAGGACAGCAGCAGGTCTGTGGGcagcagggacagacagagaggccctTCCCTACCTTTCTCAGGACAGCAGCAGGTCTGTGGGcagcagggacagacagagaggccctTCCCTACCTTTCTCAGGACAGCAGCAGGTCTGTGGGCAGCAGGGGCAGACAGAGAGGCCCTTCCCTACCTTTCTCAGGACAGCAGCAGGTCTGTGGGCAGCAGGGGCAGACAGAGAGGCCCTTCCCTACCTTTCTCAGGACAGCAGCAGGTCTGTGGGcagcagggacagacagagaggccctTCCCTACCTTTCTCAGGACAGCAGCAGGTCTGTGGGCAGCAGGGGCAGACAGAGAGGCCCTTCCCTACCTTTCTCAGGACAGCAGCAGGTCTGTGGGcagcagggacagacagagaggccctTCCCTACCTTTCTCAGGACAGCAGCAGGTCTGTGGGcagcagggacagacagagaggccctTCCCTACCTTTCTCAGGACAGCAGCAGGTCTGTGGGCAGCAGGGGCAGCGGACGTAGCAGCAGCACCTCTGAGGACAACACTGGCAGCAGCAGATACAGAAGAGCAGGATGAGGAGCAGAGCTCCAATCACCATGAACAGCACCGTCAGCCAGTCTGGAGACAGCCACAACACAGGAAATCATTACACCAGATGATACTTACTAGGTCGGGAAACAGACATGCACTTATACCCATGTCACTTCACTTAGAGTCCATTCCCACCAGGGTCCGTATTTACAGTGTTTCACAGTAGGACTAGTGCTGATATAAGCTGTGGCTTCTCTTAATGAATAAGATGACATGGAAACataaatctatgataatcgatcatttcaataatcatttttctacggctggccatgttttccatctggctacccctaccccggccaacagccctgcacccccccgcAGAAACTTTCCCAAGCCCCCccaacttctccttcacccaaatccagacagctgatgttctgaaagatctgcaaaatctggacgcctacaaatcagccgggctagacaatctggactctctttttctaaaattatccgccaaaattgttgcaacccctattactagcctgttcaacctctctttcgtatcgtctgagatcccccaaagattggaaagctgccgcggtcatccccctcttcaaagggggagacactctagacccaaactgttacagacctatatccatcctgccatgCATTTCtcaaatcttcgaaagccaagttaacaaacagatcaccgactattttgaatcccaccgtaccttctccactatgcaatctggtttccgagctggtcatgggtgcacctcagccacgctcaaggtcctaaacaatatcataaccgccatcgacaaaagacagtactgtgcagccctcttcatcgacctggccaaggctttagattctgtcaatcaccgcattcttatcggcagactcaacagccttggtttctcaaatgactgcctcgcctggttcaccaactacttctcagataaagttcagtgtgtcaaat
The Salmo salar chromosome ssa16, Ssal_v3.1, whole genome shotgun sequence DNA segment above includes these coding regions:
- the LOC106595027 gene encoding immunoglobulin-like domain-containing receptor 1 — encoded protein: MDQSSTMRRLILAAFVLSTLPTEVHSVQVNVPQTERSTALFASVILKCDYSTSANQQDVQVTWRYKSFCKDPILEYYSQAYQNALQLGQDPANDCPDRQRTVRIIVQKRGTNEAILGTEYRERKISVQNKADLVINEIMWWDNGVYYCSVEATGDTSGGLDGVISLMVYNWLTVLFMVIGALLLILLFCICCCQCCPQRCCCYVRCPCCPQTCCCPEKAVMQHRMMKDAQRAMGPWMGGQPMYSPMSHGSSQMNPLLYAGSQSGKSIAMAPMPLPPPPSGYNMPPSVHAASVYGNQHPGNKQMLDYLESQVRGMDGTSPMMQPQPHHQQLQMIPPPPQYMMQPQHVPFSAGPPSMLSGLDDGAVEYRGVIQMPPIIEQPGRGGRRGGQPPFAPKTRPPSSRESSRSESRFTNHRDDRSEAGGRSYPSPPRSHGMPRSYSEDFLDGESRGARGRTGSRDDLSDRVPRSRSRDDLFEEQRRAPPPSNYSRSRRGSFSSDEDENSRRGEGRGHRRGGGGGGGMYSDTPPSYSEYEPGQKPPRRNEHYSVKTLL